The following coding sequences lie in one Oncorhynchus gorbuscha isolate QuinsamMale2020 ecotype Even-year linkage group LG10, OgorEven_v1.0, whole genome shotgun sequence genomic window:
- the LOC124046499 gene encoding serine/threonine-protein kinase PLK4-like isoform X1, translating to MFDKVIRYFFQNLTTKCKVNEDEERILSTAGELQIEDFKVLTILGKGSFACVYRAKSVNTGLEVAIKMIDKKAMHKSGMVQRVSNEVEIQCRLKHPSILELYTYFEDSNYVYLVLEMCHNGEMSRYLKDRKMPFSEGEARHFMHQIVKGMLYLHTHGIMHRDLTLSNLLLSGNMNLKIADFGLATKLKLPSEKHFTMCGTPNYISPEVATHSAHGLESDVWSLGCMFYAFLMGRPPFDTDTVKHTLNKVVLGEYDMPSHVSQEAQDLIHQLLRKDPAQRPSLSAVLEHPFMTQSLLARTKELSLGEPGSMDSGIATISTACTSSTSGSSSSSSRHLQRRTRRVMGPALPNRMMPIPTLSRPSSNACFEGVEQCQQQHSDRVGRSRDAPGGESGRPHSRYPRRAHSSDRSSSSVTPAQGMGQAKLERCHSEEMLTVSGRLAFPMSSSYKDTPQPFAEHGRLPLPPVKQTASSGCSYSTQPPRPLNLQLEESEGVQNWFSKEGPFPRPTDASSHSSSGSFHSSREPLGVHNYWSDKPAGRGTSSHRNHNQHHPSNTESYWENGQRVHGGELQSLSKPKPSIAKEKSLRNVLPPLCAYRLKPIRQKTKNAVVSILDTGEVCMELLRGQGPQERVKEVLRISCDGSMVTIYQPNEGKGFPVLECPPAPPENILICSYEDLPEKYWRKYQYASKFVLLVKSKTPKVTLYTKSAKCMLMENSPNADLEVCFYDGAKIHKTSELVRVVKSGKSYTVKGEVGLSGLSPESRLYVELSDEGHSMCLSLEAAITAEEQHSAKSTPFFPITIGRRPANPDTFCPSSQPGTADVASLLQPPCFTPSRISYEESDITSASVNKNCSPLSVKQDHTANAGKVLKSVFVPNIGWASQLTSGEVWVQFKDGSQLVVQAGVSCIIYTSPEGRTTRYKENEKLPELVKEKLHCLSTILGLLASPAARR from the exons ATGTTCGACAAAGTTATTCGTTATTTCTTTCAAAACCTGACAACTAAATGCAAAGTCAATGAAGATGAGGAGAGAATCTTATCTACAGCTGGGGAGTTACAGATTGAG GACTTCAAAGTTCTGACAATCCTTGGTAAGGGCTCCTTTGCGTGTGTTTACCGGGCAAAGTCAGTTAACACTGGCTTGGAGGTGGCGATCAAAATG ATTGACAAAAAAGCCATGCACAAATCTGGTATGGTCCAGCGTGTGAGTAACGAAGTGGAGATTCAGTGTCGATTGAAGCATCCGTCAATACTAGAG CTGTACACCTACTTTGAAGACAGTAATTATGTGTACTTGGTGTTGGAGATGTGCCATAATGGAGAGATGAGTCGATACCTGAAAGATAGGAAGATGCCCTTCTCAGAGGGTGAAG CAAGGCACTTCATGCATCAAATTGTGAAAGGTATGCTGTACTTGCATACACATGGCATCATGCATCGGGACCTGACCTTGTCCAACCTGCTTCTGTCGGGCAATATGAACCTTAAAATAGCTGACTTTGGCCTGGCCACCAAGCTGAAGCTCCCCAGCGAGAAGCACTTCACCATGTGTGGCACACCCAACTACATCTCCCCAGAGGTGGCCACCCACAGTGCCCACGGCCTGGAGTCTGATGTCTGGTCTCTGGGCTGCATGTTCTACGCCTTCCTGATGGGCCGGCCACCGTTTGACACAGACACGGTCAAGCACACCCTCAACAAGGTGGTTCTGGGGGAGTATGACATGCCCAGCCATGTGTCCCAGGAGGCCCAGGACCTGATCCATCAGCTGCTGAGGAAGGACCCTGCGCAACGGCCCAGCCTGTCTGCCGTGCTGGAGCACCCCTTCATGACCCAAAGCCTGCTGGCCAGGACCAAGGAGCTGAGCCTGGGGGAGCCAGGCTCCATGGACAGCGGCATCGCCACCATCTCCACAGCCTGCACCTCGTCCACGtccggcagcagcagcagcagcagccgccATCTCCAGAGGAGAACCAGGCGTGTGATGGGACCTGCCTTGCCCAATCGCATGATGCCTATCCCTACACTGTCCCGGCCGTCCAGCAACGCCTGCTTTGAGGGGGTTGAGCAGTGCCAGCAGCAGCACTCAGACAGAGTAGGCAGGAGCAGAGATGCTCCAGGTGGGGAGAGTGGACGCCCCCACTCCAGGTACCCACGAAGGGCTCACTCCTCAGACCGGTCTAGCTCCTCTGTCACTCCAGCCCAGGGGATGGGGCAGGCAAAGCTGGAAAGGTGCCACTCTGAGGAGATGCTGACTGTGTCAGGTAGACTGGCCTTTCCCATGTCCTCCAGCTACAAGGACACTCCACAACCCTTCGCAGAACATGGAAGGCTCCCATTGCCGCCTGTCAAACAGACAGCCAG CTCAGGATGTTCATATTCCACACAACCACCACGTCCACTAAACCTGCAGTTAGAAGAGTCAGAAGGTGTACAAAATTGGTTCAGTAAAGAAG GCCCGTTTCCGAGGCCCACAGATGCCAGCTCTCACAGCAGCAGTGGCAGTTTCCATAGCAGCAGGGAGCCATTAGGTGTACACAACTACTGGAGTGACAAACCAGCAGGCAGAGGGACCAGTTCTCACCGCAACCACAACCAGCACCACCCCTCAAACACTGAGTCCTACTGGGAGAATGGGCAACGAGTACATGGGGGAGAGCTGCAGAGTCTGTCCAAACCCAAACCAAGTATAGCAAAGGAGAAGTCCCTGAGAAATGTGCTCCCTCCCCTGTGTGCCTACAGACTGAAACCCATCAGACAGAAGACTAAAAACGCTGTG GTGAGCATTCTTGATACAGGAGAAGTGTGTATGGAGCTTCTCAGGGGCCAGGGCCCCCAGGAGAGGGTCAAAGAGGTCCTTAGGATATCCTGTGATGGTTCGATG GTCACTATTTACCAGCCCAATGAGGGGAAAGGTTTTCCTGTACTAGAGtgccctcctgctcctcctgagAACATCTTGATCTGCAGCTATGAGGACTTACCAG AAAAATACTGGAGGAAATACCAGTATGCCTCGAAGTTTGTGCTCCTGGTGAAATCCAAGACTCCAAAGGTCACCCTCTATACTAAGTCTGCTAAGTGTATGCTGATGGAGAACTCCCCCAATGCAGACCTGGAGGTGTGCTTCTACGATG GAGCAAAAATCCACAAGACGTCGGAGCTGGTCCGGGTGGTGAAGAGTGGGAAGTCGTACACAGTGAAAGGGGAGGTGGGTCTGAGTGGCCTCAGCCCAGAGAGCAGGCTGTATGTGGAGCTGTCTGACGAGGGCCACAGCATGTGTCTGTCTCTAGAGGCGGCAATCACTGCAGAAGAGCAGCACAGTGCCAAGAGCACTCCCTTCTTCCCCATCACCATCGGCAG GAGACCTGCCAACCCAGACACCTTCTGCCCTTCGTCCCAGCCTGGCACTGCTGATGTGGCATCACTGCTCCAGCCCCCATGTTTCACTCCCTCT AGGATCTCCTATGAGGAGTCTGACATCACCTCAGCCAGTGTGAACAAAAACTGCTCTCCGCTGTCGGTCAAACAAGACCACACGGCCAACGCAGGGAAAGTCCTCAAGTCTGTCTTTGTGCCAAATATTGGTTGGGCCTCACAGCtgaccagtggagaggtgtgggtGCAGTTCAAAGATGGCTCCCAGCTGGTGGTGCAGGCAGGGGTTTCCTGTATTATCTACACGTCCCCAGAGGGACGGACCACCAG GTACAAGGAGAATGAGAAGTTGCCAGAGCTTGTGAAGGAGAAGCTGCACTGTCTCTCCACCATCCTAGGTCTGTTGGCCAGTCCAGCAGCACGCCGCTGA
- the LOC124046501 gene encoding heat shock 70 kDa protein 4L-like isoform X2, with protein sequence MSVVGIDVGFQNCYIAVARSGGIETIANEYSDRCTPAWVSLASKNRTIGNAAKGQIITNFKNTVHGFKKFHGRAFDDPYVQGEKPKLPYSLHKLASGNTGIKVRYLDEDKVFTIEQVTAMLLTKLKETSESALKKPVVDCVISVPSFFTDAERRSVMDATQIAGLNCLRLINDTTAVALAYGIYKQDLPTPEEKPRNVVFVDLGHSSFQVSISAFNKGKLKVLATAFDPYLGGRNFDEALVDNFCEEFKARYKLNVRENPRAILRLSQECEKLKKLMSANCSDLPINIECFMNDIDVTGKMNRVQFEELCAPFLMRVEAPLKAVMEQSKLSRDEIYAVEVVGGATRIPSIKERISKFFGKDVSTTLNADEAVARGCALQCAIMSPAFKVREFSITDVVPFPITLRWKSPTEDGVGECEVYSKNHAAPFSKVITFHKKEPFDLEAFYSLPQELPYPDIRIGRFSVQNVVPQPDGESSKVKVKVRVNVHGIFSVSSASLIEKQKGEGEDVQMDMEPTVQNEGRPEDQTKMQVDQESQGQGDQQNEDVSSCSKERVPGEKQDPAAGGSKPKVKVKSTDLPILANIIRQLDRGVLNDFVEYESQMIVQDKLEKERNDAKNAVEEYVYDLRDKLCGIYEKYTTEEDSNRLTMMLEDTENWLYEEGEDQEKQVYVDKLEDLKSFGQPIQDKHREQEDRPRAFEEMGKKIQLYMKAVELYKQKDERYQHLNTEEMSNVEKCVNESMGWMNSKMNAQSQLTIAQDPVVKVADIISKIQELDEVCNPVVNRPKPKAEDVSEENYKSNGAHNGPRQGADGKGEAKGSNQTKPPSGEMDID encoded by the exons ATGTCAGTAGTAGGTATTGATGTGGGTTTCCAAAATTGCTACATCGCTGTTGCCAGAAGCGGCGGCATTGAAACCATTGCCAATGAATACAGTGACAGATGTACGCC GGCCTGGGTGTCTCTGGCCTCCAAAAACCGCACCATTGGAAATGCAGCCAAGGGTCAA ATTATAACAAATTTCAAAAACACAGTCCATGGCTTCAAGAAGTTCCATGGCAGAGCGTTCGATGACCCATATGTCCAGGGGGAGAAACCCAAGTTGCCTTACAGTTTGCACAAACTGGCCAGTGGCAACACTGGAATCAAG GTGCGTTATCTGGATGAGGACAAGGTATTCACAATTGAGCAGGTAACAGCAATGCTGCTGACCAAGCTGAAGGAAACTTCAGAGAGCGCCCTCAAGAAGCCAGTTGTGGACTGTGTGATCTCT GTTCCAAGTTTTTTCACCGATGCAGAGAGGAGGTCTGTGATGGATGCCACCCAAATTGCAGGGTTGAACTGTCTGCGTCTGATCAATGACACCACGGCAG TGGCCCTGGCTTATGGGATCTACAAACAGGACCTGCCCACCCCAGAAGAGAAGCCACGCAATGTGGTGTTCGTGGACCTGGGACATTCATCATTCCAGGTCTCCATATCAGCCTTTAACAAAGGCAAACTCAAG GTCCTGGCAACAGCCTTTGACCCCTACCTGGGTGGGCGTAACTTTGATGAGGCACTTGTGGATAACTTCTGCGAGGAATTCAAGGCAAGGTACAAGCTCAACGTGAGGGAGAACCCCAGGGCTATTCTGCGGCTGTCGCAGGAATGTGAGAAACTGAAGAAGTTGATGAGTGCCAACTGCTCTGACCTTCCCATTAACATTGAGTGCTTCATGAATGACATTGATGTGACAGGCAAGATGAACAG AGTCCAGTTTGAAGAACTGTGTGCACCCTTTTTGATGAGAGTAGAGGCACCATTGAAAGCAGTTATGGAACAATCAA AGCTGAGCCGGGATGAGATCTATGCAGTGGAGGTGGTAGGAGGAGCCACCAGGATCCCTTCCATTAAAGAGAGGATCTCCAAGTTCTTTGGCAAAGATGTCAGCACCACACTCAATGCAGATGAGGCTGTGGCACGGGGCTGTGCTCTTCAG tgtgcaaTTATGTCCCCAGCGTTTAAGGTGCGTGAATTCTCTATCACTGATGTGGTTCCCTTTCCCATCACCCTGCGTTGGAAGTCCCCCACAGAAGATGGAGTTGG AGAATGTGAGGTGTACAGTAAGAACCATGCAGCACCCTTCTCCAAAGTCATTACCTTCCACAAGAAGGAGCCCTTTGACTTGGAAGcgttctacagcctcccacaggAGCTGCCTTACCCGGACATCAGGATAG GGCGTTTTTCTGTTCAGAATGTGGTTCCCCAGCCTGATGGAGAGAGCTCCAAAGTGAAGGTCAAAGTGCGCGTCAACGTGCATGGCATCTTCAGTGTTTCCAGTGCCTCCCTGATCGAGAAGCagaagggtgaaggagaggatgtTCAGATGGACATGGAACCCACTGTGCAGAATGAAGGAAGGCCAGAGGACCAA ACTAAAATGCAGGTGGACCAGGAGAGTCAAGGCCAGGGGGACCAGCAGAATGAGGATGTCAGTTCCTGCAGTAAG GAGAGAGTCCCTGGTGAGAAGCAGGACCCAGCAGCAGGGGGAAGCAAGCCCAAAGTCAAAGTGAAAAGCACTGACCTTCCCATCCTGGCCAACATCATCAGACAGCTGGACAGGGGGGTCCTCAATGACTTTGTGGAGTATGAG AGCCAGATGATCGTCCAGGACAagctggagaaagagaggaatgatgCTAAGAATGCTGTGGAGGAATATGTGTATGACCTGCGGGACAAACTGTGTGGCATCTATGAGAAGTACACCACTGAGGAG GACAGTAATCGTCTGACAATGATGCTCGAAGACACAGAGAACTGGCtttatgaggagggagaggatcaAGAGAAACAGGTCTATGTGGACAAGCTGGAAGATCTCAAG AGTTTTGGCCAGCCTATTCAGGATAAACACAGGGAGCAGGAGGACAGGCCGAGGGCATTTGAAGAAATGGGCAAGAAGATCCAACTCTATATGAAGGCTGTGGAGCTTTACAAACAGAAG GATGAACGTTACCAGCATCTGAATACTGAGGAGATGAGCAACGTGGAGAAGTGTGTAAATGAAAGTATGGGCTGGATGAACAGCAAGATGAATGCCCAGAGCCAACTCACCATCGCCCAGGACCCAGTAGTCAAAGTAGCAGACATCAtttccaaaatacag GAACTGGATGAAGTATGCAACCCAGTGGTCAACCGGCCGAAGCCCAAAGCAGAGGATGTATCAGAGGAGAACTACAAGAGCAACGGGGCCCATAACGGCCCAAGGCAAGGAGCTGACGGGAAGGGAGAGGCAAAGGGAAGCAACCAGACAAAGCCTCCCTCAGGAGAGATGGACATTGACTGA
- the LOC124046499 gene encoding serine/threonine-protein kinase PLK4-like isoform X2 has translation MSVSIGNKIEDFKVLTILGKGSFACVYRAKSVNTGLEVAIKMIDKKAMHKSGMVQRVSNEVEIQCRLKHPSILELYTYFEDSNYVYLVLEMCHNGEMSRYLKDRKMPFSEGEARHFMHQIVKGMLYLHTHGIMHRDLTLSNLLLSGNMNLKIADFGLATKLKLPSEKHFTMCGTPNYISPEVATHSAHGLESDVWSLGCMFYAFLMGRPPFDTDTVKHTLNKVVLGEYDMPSHVSQEAQDLIHQLLRKDPAQRPSLSAVLEHPFMTQSLLARTKELSLGEPGSMDSGIATISTACTSSTSGSSSSSSRHLQRRTRRVMGPALPNRMMPIPTLSRPSSNACFEGVEQCQQQHSDRVGRSRDAPGGESGRPHSRYPRRAHSSDRSSSSVTPAQGMGQAKLERCHSEEMLTVSGRLAFPMSSSYKDTPQPFAEHGRLPLPPVKQTASSGCSYSTQPPRPLNLQLEESEGVQNWFSKEGPFPRPTDASSHSSSGSFHSSREPLGVHNYWSDKPAGRGTSSHRNHNQHHPSNTESYWENGQRVHGGELQSLSKPKPSIAKEKSLRNVLPPLCAYRLKPIRQKTKNAVVSILDTGEVCMELLRGQGPQERVKEVLRISCDGSMVTIYQPNEGKGFPVLECPPAPPENILICSYEDLPEKYWRKYQYASKFVLLVKSKTPKVTLYTKSAKCMLMENSPNADLEVCFYDGAKIHKTSELVRVVKSGKSYTVKGEVGLSGLSPESRLYVELSDEGHSMCLSLEAAITAEEQHSAKSTPFFPITIGRRPANPDTFCPSSQPGTADVASLLQPPCFTPSRISYEESDITSASVNKNCSPLSVKQDHTANAGKVLKSVFVPNIGWASQLTSGEVWVQFKDGSQLVVQAGVSCIIYTSPEGRTTRYKENEKLPELVKEKLHCLSTILGLLASPAARR, from the exons ATGAGTGTTTCAATCGGTAATAAAATCGAG GACTTCAAAGTTCTGACAATCCTTGGTAAGGGCTCCTTTGCGTGTGTTTACCGGGCAAAGTCAGTTAACACTGGCTTGGAGGTGGCGATCAAAATG ATTGACAAAAAAGCCATGCACAAATCTGGTATGGTCCAGCGTGTGAGTAACGAAGTGGAGATTCAGTGTCGATTGAAGCATCCGTCAATACTAGAG CTGTACACCTACTTTGAAGACAGTAATTATGTGTACTTGGTGTTGGAGATGTGCCATAATGGAGAGATGAGTCGATACCTGAAAGATAGGAAGATGCCCTTCTCAGAGGGTGAAG CAAGGCACTTCATGCATCAAATTGTGAAAGGTATGCTGTACTTGCATACACATGGCATCATGCATCGGGACCTGACCTTGTCCAACCTGCTTCTGTCGGGCAATATGAACCTTAAAATAGCTGACTTTGGCCTGGCCACCAAGCTGAAGCTCCCCAGCGAGAAGCACTTCACCATGTGTGGCACACCCAACTACATCTCCCCAGAGGTGGCCACCCACAGTGCCCACGGCCTGGAGTCTGATGTCTGGTCTCTGGGCTGCATGTTCTACGCCTTCCTGATGGGCCGGCCACCGTTTGACACAGACACGGTCAAGCACACCCTCAACAAGGTGGTTCTGGGGGAGTATGACATGCCCAGCCATGTGTCCCAGGAGGCCCAGGACCTGATCCATCAGCTGCTGAGGAAGGACCCTGCGCAACGGCCCAGCCTGTCTGCCGTGCTGGAGCACCCCTTCATGACCCAAAGCCTGCTGGCCAGGACCAAGGAGCTGAGCCTGGGGGAGCCAGGCTCCATGGACAGCGGCATCGCCACCATCTCCACAGCCTGCACCTCGTCCACGtccggcagcagcagcagcagcagccgccATCTCCAGAGGAGAACCAGGCGTGTGATGGGACCTGCCTTGCCCAATCGCATGATGCCTATCCCTACACTGTCCCGGCCGTCCAGCAACGCCTGCTTTGAGGGGGTTGAGCAGTGCCAGCAGCAGCACTCAGACAGAGTAGGCAGGAGCAGAGATGCTCCAGGTGGGGAGAGTGGACGCCCCCACTCCAGGTACCCACGAAGGGCTCACTCCTCAGACCGGTCTAGCTCCTCTGTCACTCCAGCCCAGGGGATGGGGCAGGCAAAGCTGGAAAGGTGCCACTCTGAGGAGATGCTGACTGTGTCAGGTAGACTGGCCTTTCCCATGTCCTCCAGCTACAAGGACACTCCACAACCCTTCGCAGAACATGGAAGGCTCCCATTGCCGCCTGTCAAACAGACAGCCAG CTCAGGATGTTCATATTCCACACAACCACCACGTCCACTAAACCTGCAGTTAGAAGAGTCAGAAGGTGTACAAAATTGGTTCAGTAAAGAAG GCCCGTTTCCGAGGCCCACAGATGCCAGCTCTCACAGCAGCAGTGGCAGTTTCCATAGCAGCAGGGAGCCATTAGGTGTACACAACTACTGGAGTGACAAACCAGCAGGCAGAGGGACCAGTTCTCACCGCAACCACAACCAGCACCACCCCTCAAACACTGAGTCCTACTGGGAGAATGGGCAACGAGTACATGGGGGAGAGCTGCAGAGTCTGTCCAAACCCAAACCAAGTATAGCAAAGGAGAAGTCCCTGAGAAATGTGCTCCCTCCCCTGTGTGCCTACAGACTGAAACCCATCAGACAGAAGACTAAAAACGCTGTG GTGAGCATTCTTGATACAGGAGAAGTGTGTATGGAGCTTCTCAGGGGCCAGGGCCCCCAGGAGAGGGTCAAAGAGGTCCTTAGGATATCCTGTGATGGTTCGATG GTCACTATTTACCAGCCCAATGAGGGGAAAGGTTTTCCTGTACTAGAGtgccctcctgctcctcctgagAACATCTTGATCTGCAGCTATGAGGACTTACCAG AAAAATACTGGAGGAAATACCAGTATGCCTCGAAGTTTGTGCTCCTGGTGAAATCCAAGACTCCAAAGGTCACCCTCTATACTAAGTCTGCTAAGTGTATGCTGATGGAGAACTCCCCCAATGCAGACCTGGAGGTGTGCTTCTACGATG GAGCAAAAATCCACAAGACGTCGGAGCTGGTCCGGGTGGTGAAGAGTGGGAAGTCGTACACAGTGAAAGGGGAGGTGGGTCTGAGTGGCCTCAGCCCAGAGAGCAGGCTGTATGTGGAGCTGTCTGACGAGGGCCACAGCATGTGTCTGTCTCTAGAGGCGGCAATCACTGCAGAAGAGCAGCACAGTGCCAAGAGCACTCCCTTCTTCCCCATCACCATCGGCAG GAGACCTGCCAACCCAGACACCTTCTGCCCTTCGTCCCAGCCTGGCACTGCTGATGTGGCATCACTGCTCCAGCCCCCATGTTTCACTCCCTCT AGGATCTCCTATGAGGAGTCTGACATCACCTCAGCCAGTGTGAACAAAAACTGCTCTCCGCTGTCGGTCAAACAAGACCACACGGCCAACGCAGGGAAAGTCCTCAAGTCTGTCTTTGTGCCAAATATTGGTTGGGCCTCACAGCtgaccagtggagaggtgtgggtGCAGTTCAAAGATGGCTCCCAGCTGGTGGTGCAGGCAGGGGTTTCCTGTATTATCTACACGTCCCCAGAGGGACGGACCACCAG GTACAAGGAGAATGAGAAGTTGCCAGAGCTTGTGAAGGAGAAGCTGCACTGTCTCTCCACCATCCTAGGTCTGTTGGCCAGTCCAGCAGCACGCCGCTGA
- the LOC124046501 gene encoding heat shock 70 kDa protein 4L-like isoform X1, whose product MSVVGIDVGFQNCYIAVARSGGIETIANEYSDRCTPAWVSLASKNRTIGNAAKGQIITNFKNTVHGFKKFHGRAFDDPYVQGEKPKLPYSLHKLASGNTGIKVRYLDEDKVFTIEQVTAMLLTKLKETSESALKKPVVDCVISVPSFFTDAERRSVMDATQIAGLNCLRLINDTTAVALAYGIYKQDLPTPEEKPRNVVFVDLGHSSFQVSISAFNKGKLKVLATAFDPYLGGRNFDEALVDNFCEEFKARYKLNVRENPRAILRLSQECEKLKKLMSANCSDLPINIECFMNDIDVTGKMNRVQFEELCAPFLMRVEAPLKAVMEQSKLSRDEIYAVEVVGGATRIPSIKERISKFFGKDVSTTLNADEAVARGCALQCAIMSPAFKVREFSITDVVPFPITLRWKSPTEDGVGECEVYSKNHAAPFSKVITFHKKEPFDLEAFYSLPQELPYPDIRIGRFSVQNVVPQPDGESSKVKVKVRVNVHGIFSVSSASLIEKQKGEGEDVQMDMEPTVQNEGRPEDQLHPFPLIEDDTFNYMEETKMQVDQESQGQGDQQNEDVSSCSKERVPGEKQDPAAGGSKPKVKVKSTDLPILANIIRQLDRGVLNDFVEYESQMIVQDKLEKERNDAKNAVEEYVYDLRDKLCGIYEKYTTEEDSNRLTMMLEDTENWLYEEGEDQEKQVYVDKLEDLKSFGQPIQDKHREQEDRPRAFEEMGKKIQLYMKAVELYKQKDERYQHLNTEEMSNVEKCVNESMGWMNSKMNAQSQLTIAQDPVVKVADIISKIQELDEVCNPVVNRPKPKAEDVSEENYKSNGAHNGPRQGADGKGEAKGSNQTKPPSGEMDID is encoded by the exons ATGTCAGTAGTAGGTATTGATGTGGGTTTCCAAAATTGCTACATCGCTGTTGCCAGAAGCGGCGGCATTGAAACCATTGCCAATGAATACAGTGACAGATGTACGCC GGCCTGGGTGTCTCTGGCCTCCAAAAACCGCACCATTGGAAATGCAGCCAAGGGTCAA ATTATAACAAATTTCAAAAACACAGTCCATGGCTTCAAGAAGTTCCATGGCAGAGCGTTCGATGACCCATATGTCCAGGGGGAGAAACCCAAGTTGCCTTACAGTTTGCACAAACTGGCCAGTGGCAACACTGGAATCAAG GTGCGTTATCTGGATGAGGACAAGGTATTCACAATTGAGCAGGTAACAGCAATGCTGCTGACCAAGCTGAAGGAAACTTCAGAGAGCGCCCTCAAGAAGCCAGTTGTGGACTGTGTGATCTCT GTTCCAAGTTTTTTCACCGATGCAGAGAGGAGGTCTGTGATGGATGCCACCCAAATTGCAGGGTTGAACTGTCTGCGTCTGATCAATGACACCACGGCAG TGGCCCTGGCTTATGGGATCTACAAACAGGACCTGCCCACCCCAGAAGAGAAGCCACGCAATGTGGTGTTCGTGGACCTGGGACATTCATCATTCCAGGTCTCCATATCAGCCTTTAACAAAGGCAAACTCAAG GTCCTGGCAACAGCCTTTGACCCCTACCTGGGTGGGCGTAACTTTGATGAGGCACTTGTGGATAACTTCTGCGAGGAATTCAAGGCAAGGTACAAGCTCAACGTGAGGGAGAACCCCAGGGCTATTCTGCGGCTGTCGCAGGAATGTGAGAAACTGAAGAAGTTGATGAGTGCCAACTGCTCTGACCTTCCCATTAACATTGAGTGCTTCATGAATGACATTGATGTGACAGGCAAGATGAACAG AGTCCAGTTTGAAGAACTGTGTGCACCCTTTTTGATGAGAGTAGAGGCACCATTGAAAGCAGTTATGGAACAATCAA AGCTGAGCCGGGATGAGATCTATGCAGTGGAGGTGGTAGGAGGAGCCACCAGGATCCCTTCCATTAAAGAGAGGATCTCCAAGTTCTTTGGCAAAGATGTCAGCACCACACTCAATGCAGATGAGGCTGTGGCACGGGGCTGTGCTCTTCAG tgtgcaaTTATGTCCCCAGCGTTTAAGGTGCGTGAATTCTCTATCACTGATGTGGTTCCCTTTCCCATCACCCTGCGTTGGAAGTCCCCCACAGAAGATGGAGTTGG AGAATGTGAGGTGTACAGTAAGAACCATGCAGCACCCTTCTCCAAAGTCATTACCTTCCACAAGAAGGAGCCCTTTGACTTGGAAGcgttctacagcctcccacaggAGCTGCCTTACCCGGACATCAGGATAG GGCGTTTTTCTGTTCAGAATGTGGTTCCCCAGCCTGATGGAGAGAGCTCCAAAGTGAAGGTCAAAGTGCGCGTCAACGTGCATGGCATCTTCAGTGTTTCCAGTGCCTCCCTGATCGAGAAGCagaagggtgaaggagaggatgtTCAGATGGACATGGAACCCACTGTGCAGAATGAAGGAAGGCCAGAGGACCAA CTGCACCCCTTTCCTCTCATTGAAGATGACACCTTTAACTATATGGAGGAG ACTAAAATGCAGGTGGACCAGGAGAGTCAAGGCCAGGGGGACCAGCAGAATGAGGATGTCAGTTCCTGCAGTAAG GAGAGAGTCCCTGGTGAGAAGCAGGACCCAGCAGCAGGGGGAAGCAAGCCCAAAGTCAAAGTGAAAAGCACTGACCTTCCCATCCTGGCCAACATCATCAGACAGCTGGACAGGGGGGTCCTCAATGACTTTGTGGAGTATGAG AGCCAGATGATCGTCCAGGACAagctggagaaagagaggaatgatgCTAAGAATGCTGTGGAGGAATATGTGTATGACCTGCGGGACAAACTGTGTGGCATCTATGAGAAGTACACCACTGAGGAG GACAGTAATCGTCTGACAATGATGCTCGAAGACACAGAGAACTGGCtttatgaggagggagaggatcaAGAGAAACAGGTCTATGTGGACAAGCTGGAAGATCTCAAG AGTTTTGGCCAGCCTATTCAGGATAAACACAGGGAGCAGGAGGACAGGCCGAGGGCATTTGAAGAAATGGGCAAGAAGATCCAACTCTATATGAAGGCTGTGGAGCTTTACAAACAGAAG GATGAACGTTACCAGCATCTGAATACTGAGGAGATGAGCAACGTGGAGAAGTGTGTAAATGAAAGTATGGGCTGGATGAACAGCAAGATGAATGCCCAGAGCCAACTCACCATCGCCCAGGACCCAGTAGTCAAAGTAGCAGACATCAtttccaaaatacag GAACTGGATGAAGTATGCAACCCAGTGGTCAACCGGCCGAAGCCCAAAGCAGAGGATGTATCAGAGGAGAACTACAAGAGCAACGGGGCCCATAACGGCCCAAGGCAAGGAGCTGACGGGAAGGGAGAGGCAAAGGGAAGCAACCAGACAAAGCCTCCCTCAGGAGAGATGGACATTGACTGA